A single genomic interval of Electrophorus electricus isolate fEleEle1 chromosome 2, fEleEle1.pri, whole genome shotgun sequence harbors:
- the tigarb gene encoding fructose-2,6-bisphosphatase TIGAR B — MLTFGLTVVRHGETQYNKDKLLQGQGVDTPLSEVGLRQAEAAGHYLRDLHFTNVFVSNLQRATQTAEIILRSNRHSSNVEMVLDPLLRERGFGVAEGRHKEDLKNMANAAGQSCRDFTPPGGETLEQVKARFQKFLKSMFQRMLDDHGCDCPSVSFARGPSHAGPPSPVVAGEASDGVISVPAHALVVSHGAFIRVAVRHLVEDLSCGLPAGLKLNQVFSACPNTGICRFIIALRKDESVLQPTTIHCVFINRKDHLASIKDSH; from the exons ATGCTTACATTTGGCTTAACAGTCGTTCGACA TGGTGAAACACAGTACAACAAGGATAAACTGCTGCAAG gtcaggGTGTTGACACTCCactgtcagaagtgggattgCGTCAGGCAGAAGCAGCAGGCCATTACCTCCGAGACCTTCACTTCACCAACGTTTTTGTCAGCAATTTGCAGAGAGCAACACAg ACGGCTGAGATCATTCTGAGGAGCAATCGCCACTCCTCTAACGTTGAGATGGTGTTGGATCCTTTACTCAGAGAGAGG GGCTTCGGGGTGGCTGAGGGACGGCACAAAGAGGACCTGAAGAACATGGCCAATGCAGCTGGACAGTCCTGCAGGGACTTCACACCACCAGGGGGCGAGACGCTCGAGCAG gTGAAGGCACGCTTCCAGAAATTTCTGAAGTCCATGTTCCAGCGCATGCTGGATGACCATGGTTGTGACTGTCCAAGCGTGAGTTTTGCTCGCGGCCCGAGCCATGCAGGACCGCCTTCACCTGTGGTTGCTGGCGAGGCCAGCGATGGAGTCATCAGTGTCCCCGCTCACGCCCTGGTGGTGAGCCATGGCGCCTTTATCCGAGTAGCGGTGCGCCACCTGGTGGAGGACCTGAGTTGCGGCCTGCCTGCGGGGCTTAAACTGAACCAGGTGTTCTCGGCCTGCCCCAACACAGGCATCTGCAGGTTCATCATTGCCTTGCGCAAGGACGAGAGTGTCCTGCAGCCCACAACCATCCACTGCGTCTTCATCAACAGGAAAGATCACCTGGCGAGCATCAAAGACTCTCACTAG
- the fgf23 gene encoding fibroblast growth factor 23, with protein MRKTGHLNMHSLFALWLAALQGCRPADAAPNASPLQGSNWGNPRRYIHLQTTTDLHNFYLEITLNGLVRKTTNRGSYSVILLKAETRDRIAIFGVKSNRFLCMDGEGSLFTSTVCNRDDCLFYHKLLENHRDIYYSTKNGILLNLDGKRQMYSAGQNLAQSSIFLSEKNTIPLERLQHRERRNRQVDPSDPLSALRFGEDADSRAVQEDDTDQDVDPSEDRNISRETLILPSDDDPWDLIQSRNPSSPRISGTVG; from the exons ATGCGTAAAACTGGACATCTGAATATGCACTCTCTCTTTGCTCTGTGGCTCGCGGCGCTTCAGGGATGTCGACCAGCGGATGCTGCTCCAAACGCATCTCCTCTACAAGGTTCCAACTGGGGGAACCCGCGGAGATATATTCACTTACAAACAACCACTGACCTACACAACTTTTATTTAGAGATCACTCTCAATGGACTAGTGCGCAAAACTACTAATCGGGGTTCATACA GTGTGATTCTATTGAAAGCCGAGACCAGGGACCGTATAGCAATATTTGGAGTAAAAAGCAACCGATTCCTGTGCATGGACGGAGAAGGGAGTCTTTTTACATCT ACGGTTTGCAACAGGGATGACTGTCTTTTCTATCACAAGCTTTTGGAGAACCACCGTGACATCTACTATTCCACCAAGAACGGTATATTGCTCAACTTGGATGGTAAAAGGCAGATGTATTCAGCAGGTCAAAACCTCGCTCAGTCGTCGATCTTCCTATCAGAGAAGAATACAATTCCACTAGAGCGCCTTCAACACAGAGAAAGGAGGAACCGACAGGTCGATCCCTCAGATCCCCTTAGCGCACTCCGATTTGGAGAGGACGCAGACTCACGTGCCGTACAGGAGGACGACACAGACCAAGATGTTGATCCCTCAGAAGATCGCAACATCTCCAGAGAAACTCTCATCTTGCCTTCTGATGATG
- the ccnd2b gene encoding G1/S-specific cyclin-D2b has product MDLFCLEKEPTIRAQRDPSIFCDNRVLKSLLTVEDRFLPQGPYFERVQKDIKPFMRRIVATWMLEVCEEEKCDQGVFPLAVNYLDRYLAAVPTKKCYLQLLGTVCLFLASKMKSCQPLSAKKLCLYTDNSITIQELLDWELVVLGKLKWNMAAVTPYDFIEHILCKLPLPEDRVLLIRKHAQTFVVLCATDHNFAMFPPSMIATASICAAACGLQLDRVEDNVCRHGLTELLAKITHIEVDCLKSCQEKIEQLLASSLRESQQHKHKEGGAICKEAESQSQSCTPTDVRDINL; this is encoded by the exons ATGGATCTATTTTGCCTTGAAAAGGAACCGACTATCAGAGCGCAGCGAGACCCCAGTATTTTTTGCGATAACAGAGTGTTGAAGAGCCTGTTGACAGTAGAAGACAGATTTTTACCCCAGGGACCTTATTTTGAACGTGTGCAGAAGGATATTAAGCCCTTTATGAGGCGAATAGTTGCTACTTGGATGTTGGAG GTTTGTGAAGAAGAGAAGTGCGATCAAGGCGTTTTCCCACTGGCTGTGAACTACCTGGACAGATATCTTGCTGCAGTTCCCACAAAGAAATGCTATTTACAGCTTCTAGGGACTGTTTGTCTGTTCCTGGCATCCAAGATGAAATCATGCCAGCCGTTATCTGCGAAGAAACTGTGTCTTTACACAGACAACTCTATCACAATTCAAGAGTTGCTG GACTGGGAGCTGGTGGTGCTGGGAAAATTGAAGTGGAACATGGCAGCTGTCACCCCTTATGACTTCATAGAACATATCCTGTGCAAGCTACCCTTACCTGAGGACAGGGTGCTGCTGATTCGTAAACACGCACAAACGTTTGTCGTCCTTTGTGCTACTG ATCACAACTTTGCGATGTTCCCCCCCTCGATGATCGCTACAGCGAGCATCTGCGCAGCCGCGTGTGGACTCCAGCTGGACCGGGTGGAGGACAACGTCTGCAGGCATGGCCTGACTGAGCTTTTGGCCAAAATCACCCACATCGAAGTG GACTGCTTGAAGTCATGTCAGGAGAAGATTGAGCAGTTGCTGGCCAGCAGCCTCAGAGAAAGTCAGCAGCACAAACATAAGGAGGGTGGGGCAATTTGCAAGGAAGCGGAGTCTCAGAGCCAGTCATGCACACCTACAGATGTTCGTGACATCAACTTATGA
- the fgf6b gene encoding fibroblast growth factor 6b yields MAIAQRLLISMSSEANTRWSRTAILLLGFLAGTVSSYSIPSRTNVTSLEKRWETLFSRSVLGISGEKSDLNWESDYLLGIKRVRRLYCNVGIGFHLQILPDGRINGVHNENQYSLIEISTVERGVVSLYGVKSEVFVAMNSKGRLYGTPTFQHECKFKEALLPNNYNAYESFVYRGFYIALSRHGRAKRGNKASPSMTVTHFLPRI; encoded by the exons ATGGCCATTGCGCAAAGGTTGCTCATCAGTATGTCCAGCGAGGCCAATACGCGCTGGTCGCGGACTGCAATTCTTCTTCTGGGCTTCCTTGCTGGGACTGTGTCATCATACTCGATTCCAAGTAGGACTAACGTAACTTCACTGGAGAAACGATGGGAGACCCTCTTCTCCCGGTCCGTACTGGGCATATCGGGAGAGAAATCGGACTTGAACTGGGAGAGTGACTATTTACTGGGCATCAAAAGAGTGCGAAGGCTGTACTGCAACGTGGGCATCGGGTTTCACCTTCAGATCCTCCCCGACGGCAGGATAAACGGTGTACATAATGAAAATCAGTACA GTTTGATAGAGATTTCTACGGTGGAACGAGGAGTGGTTAGTCTGTACGGTGTGAAAAGCGAGGTCTTTGtcgcaatgaacagcaaaggaAGGTTATACGGAACG CCCACTTTTCAGCATGAGTGCAAGTTCAAGGAGGCCTTGCTGCCAAACAACTACAACGCCTATGAGTCTTTCGTTTACAGGGGATTCTACATTGCCCTCAGCAGGCATGGCCGAGCGAAGAGAGGCAACAAAGCCAGCCCCTCTATGACAGTCACGCACTTCCTCCCTCGAATATGA